In a genomic window of Streptomyces sp. SJL17-4:
- a CDS encoding histidine phosphatase family protein, with protein sequence MSTTKGGTGRRIVLWRHGQTSWNLERRFQGSTDIELTEAGAAQARRAARLLAALKPDAIVASDLKRAAATAAELAVLTGHAVAHDSALRETYAGEWQGLTHDEIVARYGEQYAAWKRGEPVRRGGGELETEVADRAAPVVLEHADKLPEDGTLVVVSHGGTIRTTIGRLLGLESQHWESLGGLSNCCWSVLGEGARGWRLMEHNAGTLPEPVLGDDD encoded by the coding sequence CTGAGCACCACCAAGGGCGGTACTGGCCGCCGCATTGTTCTCTGGCGCCACGGCCAGACCTCCTGGAACCTGGAGCGCCGCTTCCAGGGCTCGACCGACATCGAGCTGACGGAGGCCGGCGCCGCCCAGGCGCGCCGGGCGGCCCGGCTGCTCGCCGCGCTGAAGCCGGACGCCATCGTGGCCTCCGACCTGAAGCGGGCGGCGGCCACCGCCGCCGAGCTGGCCGTGCTCACCGGCCACGCCGTCGCCCACGACTCCGCGCTGCGCGAGACGTACGCGGGGGAGTGGCAGGGACTGACCCACGACGAGATCGTGGCGCGGTACGGCGAGCAGTACGCCGCGTGGAAGCGCGGCGAGCCCGTGCGCCGGGGCGGCGGCGAACTGGAGACCGAGGTGGCCGACCGGGCCGCCCCGGTGGTCCTGGAGCACGCCGACAAGCTTCCCGAGGACGGCACGCTCGTCGTGGTGAGCCACGGCGGCACGATCCGCACCACCATCGGCCGGCTCCTCGGCCTGGAGTCCCAGCACTGGGAGAGCCTGGGTGGCCTCTCGAACTGCTGCTGGTCGGTCCTCGGCGAGGGCGCGCGCGGCTGGCGTCTGATGGAGCACAACGCGGGCACGCTGCCCGAGCCGGTCCTCGGCGACGACGACTGA
- a CDS encoding helix-turn-helix transcriptional regulator, translated as MTIVAAVPTQRRRRPELAAFLRSRRARVTPEDVGMPPGLRRRTPGLRREEVAQLSGVGVTWYTWLEQGRPINASAQVLDAVARTLRLDRPEREHLYHLAEVPYAPERSGSDVAVVSPEIQGILDALDPHPAVLYNARYDVLATNATYELLFFQEDRDGPDTGPFGIRNVMWALFSDTGPTCPVVDRKRELPLMVAQLRGAYGRHVGEPAWEEFVRALAEASPEFARLWRSGDVVPPGTRVKVFRHPRTGEVRLTSVSLSVNGLPECRIVAYTPNDEESRHGLASLREVTERRTP; from the coding sequence GTGACGATCGTGGCAGCAGTACCGACACAGCGGCGCCGACGGCCTGAACTGGCCGCGTTCCTGCGCAGTCGCCGGGCCAGGGTGACACCGGAGGACGTGGGGATGCCTCCGGGGCTCCGCCGCCGCACGCCGGGGCTGCGCCGTGAGGAGGTCGCCCAGCTCTCCGGCGTCGGCGTCACCTGGTACACATGGCTGGAGCAGGGGCGCCCGATCAACGCCTCGGCGCAGGTGCTCGACGCGGTGGCCAGGACGCTCCGGCTCGACCGACCCGAGCGCGAGCACCTCTACCACCTGGCCGAGGTGCCGTACGCGCCGGAGCGGTCGGGCTCGGACGTGGCGGTGGTCAGCCCGGAGATCCAGGGCATCCTCGACGCCCTGGACCCGCACCCGGCGGTGCTCTACAACGCGCGGTACGACGTGCTCGCGACCAACGCCACGTACGAGCTGCTCTTCTTCCAGGAAGACCGGGACGGCCCGGACACCGGCCCGTTCGGCATACGCAACGTGATGTGGGCGCTGTTCAGCGACACCGGGCCCACCTGCCCGGTGGTCGACCGGAAGCGGGAGCTTCCGCTGATGGTGGCCCAGCTGCGGGGCGCGTACGGCCGCCATGTCGGCGAGCCGGCCTGGGAGGAGTTCGTACGGGCGCTGGCGGAGGCCAGCCCGGAGTTCGCCCGGCTGTGGCGCAGCGGCGACGTGGTCCCGCCGGGGACGCGGGTGAAGGTCTTCCGTCACCCGCGGACCGGCGAGGTCCGCCTGACCTCGGTCTCCCTCTCGGTGAACGGGCTGCCGGAGTGCCGGATCGTGGCCTACACGCCCAACGACGAGGAGAGCCGCCACGGGCTCGCGTCCCTGCGGGAGGTGACGGAACGACGGACCCCGTAG
- a CDS encoding MFS transporter — translation MTSTTTRPVLSKDGGTDNRPGLLLGVVLAAQFMALLDVFIVNVAAPTIRVELSASGAALQLVVAGYTIAYAVILITGARLGALVGHRRMYLGGLALFTAASLACGLAAGTGQLIAFRLAQGVGAALMIPQVLSLIQREFAGERRVKALSAYSAVLATGAAAGQVVGGILVSADLFGTGWRPVFLVNVPIGVALLVLGARVLPRDARTAPTRARALDLPGLVLLAGAVSLLTVPLVLGQEQDWPLWSWLSLGGSLVLLALFGVYESRLARRGGAPLIAPRVLRLRGMGRAVLWIAVSMGVNAGFLFTLTLHLQGGLGHSALRAGLTFGPAAVVFGTIGLTWRRWPARLHHALIPGGFLLAAAGALGVGGLLADGGTGGWGLYPALAALGAGISLAFSPALTGALAAVRPEDAADASGLLATVTQLGQLIGVAAFGTLFLAGADGSGAQNSADALWTTMIALAVAALAGAAAGPWRRAR, via the coding sequence ATGACCTCGACCACAACACGTCCCGTACTCAGTAAAGACGGTGGCACCGACAACCGCCCCGGACTGTTGCTCGGCGTGGTCCTCGCCGCCCAGTTCATGGCGCTCCTCGACGTCTTCATCGTCAACGTCGCCGCGCCCACGATCCGTGTCGAACTCTCCGCGTCCGGAGCCGCGCTCCAGCTCGTCGTCGCCGGATACACCATCGCCTACGCGGTGATACTGATCACCGGGGCCCGCCTCGGCGCCCTCGTCGGGCACCGCCGGATGTACCTCGGCGGCCTCGCCCTCTTCACCGCGGCCTCCCTCGCCTGCGGACTCGCCGCCGGAACCGGCCAGTTGATCGCCTTCCGGCTCGCACAGGGTGTGGGCGCCGCTCTGATGATCCCTCAGGTCCTCAGCCTCATCCAGCGCGAGTTCGCCGGCGAGCGCCGGGTGAAGGCGCTCAGCGCCTACTCCGCGGTCCTGGCCACCGGCGCCGCCGCCGGGCAGGTCGTCGGCGGGATCCTGGTGAGCGCCGACCTCTTCGGCACCGGCTGGCGACCCGTCTTCCTTGTCAACGTCCCCATCGGCGTCGCCCTGCTCGTCCTCGGCGCCCGGGTCCTGCCCCGTGACGCCCGCACCGCGCCCACGCGTGCGCGTGCCCTCGATCTGCCGGGCCTCGTCCTGCTCGCCGGCGCAGTGTCCCTGCTGACCGTCCCCCTGGTCCTCGGCCAGGAACAGGACTGGCCGCTGTGGTCCTGGCTCTCGCTCGGCGGCTCCCTGGTCCTCCTCGCCCTCTTCGGCGTGTACGAGTCGCGGCTCGCCCGGCGCGGCGGCGCCCCGCTCATCGCCCCGCGCGTGCTGCGGCTCCGGGGCATGGGACGGGCCGTCCTCTGGATCGCGGTGTCGATGGGAGTCAACGCCGGCTTCCTGTTCACCCTCACCCTGCATCTGCAGGGCGGACTCGGCCACAGTGCGCTGCGTGCCGGGCTCACCTTCGGTCCCGCCGCCGTCGTCTTCGGCACCATCGGACTGACCTGGCGGCGCTGGCCGGCCCGGCTCCACCACGCGCTGATCCCGGGCGGATTCCTGCTCGCCGCCGCGGGAGCCCTCGGCGTCGGCGGGCTGCTCGCGGACGGCGGTACGGGTGGCTGGGGGCTCTATCCGGCCCTGGCCGCGCTCGGCGCCGGGATCTCGCTGGCCTTCAGCCCCGCCCTGACCGGCGCGCTGGCCGCCGTACGACCGGAAGACGCGGCCGACGCGAGCGGGCTGCTCGCCACCGTCACCCAGCTCGGTCAGCTCATCGGGGTCGCCGCGTTCGGGACGCTCTTCCTTGCCGGGGCGGATGGATCTGGAGCGCAGAACTCCGCCGACGCGCTGTGGACGACCATGATCGCCCTGGCTGTCGCCGCCCTCGCCGGCGCGGCGGCCGGACCGTGGCGCCGAGCACGCTGA
- a CDS encoding glycosyltransferase 87 family protein: MSVSVLSKTRARPWPLATAAAICLLSFVAFWVAQRLAHVNMLDVMVYRAEGETVRAGGDLYAMRATSANLGMTYPPFAALLFVPLTLVSVPVMRTLATAGNLLLVVALVQLSLQLVRPSLSRTDLWRTTLWVAAVVVWCEPVWTTLRYGQINLLIAVAVLWDLTRRRDSRWAGLGIGLATAVKLTPGLFVVLLLVAGVLLWRRDRSWNTWLRTAVTATGVFLGTTLAVALVLPADSKRFWTETLFETGRVGFAEETANQSIRGVLARLMHTDDPGLWWAVTAAVLGGLAMVLAVRAAVRGDKAVAVIVCAFTALMISPISWSHHWVWCVPLLILLADRATRTWPVTGAVALAFASFALWWVPHDPGRPELDQNAGQMVLSAIYPLTTTALLVGYALTLRRQAVAKE; the protein is encoded by the coding sequence GTGTCCGTCTCCGTGCTCTCCAAGACCCGCGCCCGGCCGTGGCCCCTGGCCACCGCCGCGGCGATCTGCCTGCTCTCGTTCGTGGCCTTCTGGGTGGCGCAACGCCTCGCCCACGTGAACATGCTCGACGTGATGGTCTACCGGGCCGAGGGCGAGACGGTCCGGGCGGGCGGCGATCTGTACGCGATGCGCGCGACCTCGGCGAACCTCGGCATGACCTATCCGCCCTTCGCGGCCCTGCTGTTCGTCCCGCTGACGCTGGTGAGCGTGCCCGTGATGCGGACGCTCGCCACCGCGGGGAACCTGCTCCTGGTGGTCGCGCTGGTGCAGCTGTCGCTCCAGCTGGTCCGCCCGTCGCTGTCCCGTACGGACCTGTGGCGCACGACACTGTGGGTCGCCGCGGTGGTGGTCTGGTGCGAGCCGGTGTGGACGACCCTGCGGTACGGCCAGATCAATCTGCTCATAGCGGTGGCGGTGCTCTGGGACCTCACCCGGCGCCGGGACAGCCGCTGGGCCGGCCTGGGCATCGGCCTGGCGACCGCGGTGAAGCTCACACCGGGGCTCTTCGTGGTCCTGCTGCTCGTCGCGGGCGTGCTGCTGTGGCGCCGGGACCGGAGCTGGAACACCTGGCTGCGCACCGCGGTGACCGCGACCGGGGTGTTCCTGGGGACGACGCTGGCCGTGGCGCTCGTCCTGCCGGCGGACTCGAAGCGCTTCTGGACGGAGACGCTGTTCGAGACGGGCCGGGTGGGCTTCGCCGAGGAGACCGCCAACCAGTCGATCCGCGGGGTCCTGGCCCGGCTGATGCACACCGACGACCCGGGCCTGTGGTGGGCGGTGACCGCGGCCGTCCTGGGCGGCCTGGCGATGGTCCTCGCGGTGCGCGCCGCGGTGCGCGGGGACAAGGCGGTGGCGGTGATCGTCTGCGCGTTCACGGCGCTGATGATCAGCCCGATCTCCTGGTCCCACCACTGGGTCTGGTGCGTGCCGCTGCTGATCCTGCTCGCGGACCGCGCCACGCGCACGTGGCCGGTGACGGGGGCGGTGGCCCTGGCCTTCGCCTCGTTCGCGCTGTGGTGGGTTCCGCACGACCCGGGCCGGCCGGAACTGGACCAGAACGCGGGTCAGATGGTGCTGTCCGCTATCTATCCGCTGACGACGACGGCGCTGCTCGTGGGATACGCGCTGACGCTGCGGCGTCAGGCCGTCGCGAAGGAGTAG